From the Periophthalmus magnuspinnatus isolate fPerMag1 chromosome 1, fPerMag1.2.pri, whole genome shotgun sequence genome, one window contains:
- the LOC117372333 gene encoding stromal interaction molecule 1 isoform X1, giving the protein MLLLSYFLLLVFPAALFAAAQSAGDLHGFSLPHTSFDPTDPCMVVTPPCMSEADRYSLEALRNIHQMMDDDQDGGIEVEESVEFIIEDMKQQQTNKHSNLHREDQHITVEELWRGWKSSQVHNWTQEEVLRWLKDFVELPQYEKNFKEFKVTGNTLPRIAANEPSFLSGQLKVQDQRDKQKLNIKALDVVLFGPPTRPHNYMKDLLLIVSVVMGIGGCWFAQAQNKASKVHIAKMMKDLESLQSAEQSLMELQEQLERAQEEKRSVAEEKQSLEEKMRDEIMGAQEEAHRLHELRQGAVNELSRLRYAEEELEQVREVLKQAEKDMQASWTASEALQQWLQLTHEVEVQYYNVKKHSAELQLATAKEEAERIKKKRSSLLGTLHVAHSSSLDQVDHKILEAKNALSEVTACLRERLHRWQQIERLCGFPIMRNPGLANLTAQLYSDPATFGLPRVPQSGCLYHSAAHGSMEDLLEETPMIQQMPVQPMKCSPQTRPSRVSRTRRSGVVTQPSVSMISPDPDLLIPIRAPYPCFEEDEVLLRKTLIKQDSQEKFADQSFMASPSVGKMYQGEMPLRKHYPDEAEMPADVSLSKVRDPDEPIESPVHKVSIEELETIVDSVSRRMIQDKDLDSAFESQSLRASREEHPLKMFQDMGESAVDAAVKKTLPSEFDSDFACRRTERDTLGDLSDSVSRERSEYPRDVRKIIWSEVEASDLGPRKLTRGMMGTTIDSVPRKQFRDDAEYSYESLPKRIGRDAMGMSFDAGSRKISWTKADLDVKKVGFEMHRNPARRVSREELEYPSDIGSIRMIPVDTCFTAERQEFAYEPISRRIVREDSDMSAASLRRRIPRMVDSSMDTATGKIMADRVDEIPEHLLMREDLGETSTFSGRISQPDITATSQAPWKSSADIFSAGPLSQLVYDGILEKSCHSVGTTATGLSASTPNLQQTFVSGNESTALLTSQALHPPTEVVQEVTEDKNRDKDKGKKSLKLKNLFKKKRESSPEKSQSGLHKL; this is encoded by the exons TTCATAATTGAGGACATGAAACAGCAGCAGACCAACAAACATAGCAACCTGCACAGAGAAGACCAGCACATCACCGTggaggagctgtggagaggctgGAAGTCGTCCCAAG TTCATAATTGGACTCAAGAAGAAGTGCTCCGCTGGCTGAAAGACTTTGTGGAGCTGCCGCAGTATGAGAAGAACTTTAAAGAGTTTAAAGTCACTGGAAATACACTACCAAG GATTGCAGCAAATGAGCCGTCGTTCTTGAGTGGGCAGCTCAAAGTCCAGGACCAGAGGGACAAGCAGAAGCTCAACATTAAAGCGCTGGATGTGGTGCTGTTTGGACCACCAACAC GGCCTCACAACTACATGAAAGACCTGCTGCTTATTGTGTCCGTGGTGATGGGAATAGGAGGTTGCTGGTTCGCCCAAGCCCAGAACAAAGCCAGCAAGGTCCACATTGCCAAGATGATGAAGGATCTGGAGAGTCTTCAGAGCGCCGAGCAGAGCCTCATGGAGCTGCAGGAACA ACTGGAGCGTGCCCAGGAGGAGAAACGCAGTGTGGCAGAGGAGAAGCAGAGCCTGGAGGAGAAGATGAGGGATGAGATCATGGGGGCACAGGAGGAGGCCCACCGCCTCCATGAGCTCAGACAAGGAGCTGTCAACGAACTCAGCCGCCTCAGATATGCTGAGGAAGAACTGGAGCAG GTGCGAGAGGTCCTGAAGCAGGCTGAGAAGGACATGCAGGCCAGCTGGACGGCCTCTGAGGCTCTGCAGCAGTGGCTGCAGCTCACACATGAAGTGGAGGTCCAGTACTACAACGTCAAGAAGCACAGTGCCGAGCTCCAGCTCGCAACAGCCAAAGAAGAA GCAGAAagaattaaaaagaaaagaagctCTTTGCTGGGGACTCTTCATGTGGCGCACAGTTCATCTCTGGATCAAGTTGACCATAAAATCCTTGAGGCAAA AAATGCTTTATCTGAAGTTACGGCCTGCTTACGGGAGCGCCTTCATCGCTGGCAGCAGATTGAGCGATTGTGTGGGTTTCCAATCATGAGGAATCCAGGCCTGGCAAACCTGACTGCTCAACTTTACTCCGACCCAGCAACGTTTGGTCTGCCACGAGTTCCTCAGTCTGGATGCTTGTACCACAGTGCAGCTCATGGATCTATGGAGGATCTTTTAGAGGAGACTCCTATGATACAGCAGATGCCAG TGCAACCCATGAAGTGCTCTCCCCAAACTCGTCCCTCTCGAGTGTCCCGGACGCGCCGTTCTGGTGTTGTCACACAACCTTCAGTGTCTATGATCTCTCCAGACCCTGACCTCCTCATTCCTATACGTGCCCCTTACCCGTGCTTTGAGGAGGATGAAGTACTCCTGCGCAAAACCCTGATAAAGCA AGATTCCCAGGAAAAGTTTGCTGACCAGAGTTTCATGGCATCACCTTCAGTTGGCAAAATGTATCAAGGTGAAATGCCCCTTCGAAAACATTACCCAGATGAAGCAGAGATGCCAGCAGATGTGTCTCTGTCCAAAGTCAGAGATCCGGATGAACCAATCGAGTCTCCAGTTCACAAAGTTTCTATTGAGGAACTAGAGACGATTGTGGATTCAGTCAGCAGAAGGATGATCCAGGACAAAGATCTAGATTCAGCTTTTGAGAGCCAGTCCTTGAGGGCATCTAGAGAAGAACATCCACTGAAGATGTTTCAGGATATGGGTGAAAGTGCTGTGGATGCTGCAGTCAAAAAAACCCTTCCTAGTGAGTTTGATTCTGATTTTGCCTGTAGAAGAACAGAGCGAGATACACTAGGAGATTTGTCAGACTCTGTGTCAAGAGAAAGAAGTGAGTATCCACGAGATGTTAGGAAGATTATTTGGTCTGAAGTGGAAGCTTCTGACTTGGGTCCACGGAAGCTAACCAGAGGTATGATGGGAACGACGATTGACAGTGTCCCGAGAAAGCAGTTTCGAGATGACGCAGAGTATTCCTATGAATCATTGCCCAAAAGAATTGGCAGAGACGCAATGGGGATGTCTTTTGACGCTGGTTCAAGGAAAATCTCATGGACTAAGGCAGATTTAGATGTTAAGAAAGTTGGCTTTGAGATGCATCGTAACCCGGCTCGAAGGGTGTCCAGAGAGGAGCTTGAGTATCCGTCTGATATTGGATCTATTCGAATGATCCCAGTGGATACCTGTTTTACAGCAGAGCGACAGGAGTTTGCCTATGAGCCAATCAGTCGAAGAATAGTCAGGGAGGACTCCGACATGTCTGCCGCCTCTCTAAGGAGAAGGATCCCAAGGATGGTTGACAGTTCCATGGACACGGCCACTGGTAAAATCATGGCTGACAGAGTTGATGAAATCCCTGAGCATTTGCTAATGAGGGAAGATTTGGGAGAGACAAGCACATTCTCTGGGAGAATCAGTCAGCCTGATATAACAGCAACGTCCCAGGCTCCATGGAAGTCGTCTGCTGATATTTTCAGTGCTGGTCCACTGAGCCAGCTGGTCTACGATGGGATTTTAGAGAAGTCCTGCCATTCTGTGGGCACCACTGCGACCGGCCTGTCCGCCTCCACTCCCAACCTGCAGCAGACTTTTGTCTCTGGGAACGAGTCCACAGCCCTCCTGACCTCACAGGCTTTACATCCACCGACTGAAGTGGTCCAAGAGGTAACAGAAGATAAGAACAGGGACAAAGACAAGGGCAAGAAgtctttaaagctcaaaaatcTCTTTAAAAAGAAACGCGAGTCTAGTCCAGAAAAGTCTCAGAGTGGTCTGCATAAGCTCTGA